Proteins encoded by one window of Paenibacillus sp. DCT19:
- a CDS encoding adenosylcobinamide amidohydrolase produces MTLPFLEEELKGRQTYRYPGEYASSVWPGLTISAQERHVKACIPSVATAISSAVYGGGMVELDRIFNIYVDKHYRCDDPPRDIQRLLREWKEREDVCTGLLTAVRLEHTSIQEYASPDFGLLCCTTAGVSNAARAGSARVVFDAMGNRTDAVQKLDGAYTPGTINMMLWYNGRLTNGAMVNAIQTAVEAKAAALADAGVSDSENGLTATGTTTDAIVLAVSQDQQKPLLTYAGTATVLGSVIGRLVYDTITESLQAGRWCNVAGGTTKNDT; encoded by the coding sequence ATGACCTTACCGTTTCTTGAAGAAGAGTTGAAGGGGAGACAAACCTATCGTTATCCTGGTGAATATGCTTCTTCTGTATGGCCGGGATTGACAATTAGCGCACAAGAACGCCATGTAAAAGCATGCATTCCCTCTGTAGCTACTGCGATCTCCAGTGCAGTTTACGGCGGGGGCATGGTTGAACTGGATCGTATATTTAATATTTATGTAGATAAGCATTATCGCTGTGATGATCCTCCGCGCGATATACAGCGACTACTCCGTGAGTGGAAGGAACGAGAGGATGTGTGTACCGGTCTGCTGACAGCCGTGCGTCTGGAACATACGTCGATTCAAGAGTACGCGAGCCCCGACTTTGGGCTTCTATGCTGTACGACGGCAGGGGTATCGAATGCTGCACGCGCCGGTTCAGCAAGAGTGGTATTTGATGCGATGGGGAACCGAACGGATGCTGTCCAGAAACTGGATGGAGCGTACACACCCGGTACCATTAATATGATGTTGTGGTATAACGGTCGTTTGACGAATGGAGCCATGGTGAATGCGATTCAGACTGCAGTAGAAGCGAAAGCTGCTGCTCTGGCTGATGCTGGTGTGAGCGATTCCGAGAATGGTCTAACGGCTACTGGAACCACCACAGATGCGATCGTGCTCGCGGTGAGTCAGGATCAGCAGAAACCGCTTTTGACTTATGCAGGAACGGCCACCGTTCTAGGGTCGGTCATTGGCAGACTTGTCTATGATACGATTACGGAAAGTCTGCAGGCCGGGCGCTGGTGCAATGTGGCGGGAGGAACAACAAAAAATGATACTTGA